A single genomic interval of Picosynechococcus sp. PCC 7003 harbors:
- a CDS encoding putative toxin-antitoxin system toxin component, PIN family, with translation MSKRRIVLDTNILISGLLFRNSKPQAVFDYVTQREVLLLSQEIYTEISQVLRRPKFDKYLSLEKRLAFLMLLLTKVEMIMVTEKVFACRDPKDNQFLELAVSGNASFLVTGDQDLLVLNPFRNVPIITVNQFLETLNQ, from the coding sequence ATGAGTAAACGGCGTATTGTCCTTGATACAAACATTTTAATTAGTGGTTTGTTGTTTCGTAATTCTAAACCCCAAGCAGTCTTTGACTATGTTACGCAGCGGGAAGTTTTATTACTATCCCAAGAAATTTATACAGAGATCAGTCAGGTTTTAAGACGCCCAAAATTTGACAAGTACCTCTCTTTGGAAAAACGCTTGGCATTTTTAATGTTGTTGCTCACAAAGGTAGAAATGATAATGGTTACAGAAAAAGTTTTTGCTTGCCGCGACCCCAAGGATAATCAATTTTTAGAATTAGCTGTTAGTGGAAATGCCAGTTTTCTAGTCACGGGAGATCAGGATTTACTTGTTTTGAATCCTTTTCGTAATGTGCCAATTATTACGGTAAATCAGTTTCTCGAAACACTCAATCAGTAA